One bacterium DNA window includes the following coding sequences:
- the purQ gene encoding phosphoribosylformylglycinamidine synthase I — MSPLRKPKLAVIQFPGVNCEYETARALEAAGARADVVRFNLPADEIRRYDGYVLPGGFAYEDRVRAGAVAAKDAVVDVLAEEAARGKPLLGICNGAQVLLEAGIVPGREPGRVEMALAHNRHPYHKGFLNRWVFCRHEPTGEVLPLPIAHAEGRFTCADEKAGAALERDELIYLRYVDEAGNAVGEEYNPNGSMLDAAALSSYSAAAVATMPHPERANWLYQIPRYLPGPWGLKRRRAAGKELNARGPGRLVFEDFLKLV, encoded by the coding sequence GTGTCCCCTCTTCGAAAACCGAAGTTGGCGGTAATCCAGTTCCCGGGCGTGAACTGCGAGTACGAGACCGCGCGGGCGCTGGAGGCCGCGGGCGCGCGGGCGGACGTCGTGCGCTTCAACCTCCCGGCCGACGAGATACGCCGCTACGACGGCTACGTCCTGCCGGGCGGCTTCGCGTACGAGGACCGCGTGCGTGCCGGCGCCGTCGCCGCCAAGGATGCCGTCGTCGACGTTCTGGCGGAGGAGGCCGCGCGCGGCAAACCGCTGTTGGGGATATGCAACGGCGCCCAGGTGCTGCTCGAGGCCGGCATCGTGCCGGGGCGCGAGCCGGGCCGCGTCGAGATGGCGCTGGCTCACAACCGCCACCCGTACCATAAAGGTTTCCTCAACCGCTGGGTCTTCTGCCGCCACGAGCCTACGGGCGAAGTGCTGCCGCTCCCTATTGCCCACGCCGAGGGCCGCTTCACGTGCGCCGACGAGAAGGCCGGGGCGGCGCTCGAGCGCGACGAGCTGATATACCTCCGCTACGTGGACGAGGCCGGCAACGCCGTCGGCGAGGAGTACAACCCCAACGGCTCGATGTTGGACGCGGCGGCGCTCAGCTCGTACAGCGCGGCCGCGGTCGCGACCATGCCTCACCCCGAGCGCGCGAACTGGCTGTATCAAATCCCCCGCTACTTACCGGGGCCTTGGGGCTTGAAGCGGCGCCGCGCCGCGGGCAAGGAGCTGAACGCCCGCGGGCCCGGGCGCCTCGTCTTCGAAGACTTTTTAAAGCTGGTT
- the purL gene encoding phosphoribosylformylglycinamidine synthase subunit PurL, producing the protein MAKKKAKDNPMQEARVLAARWNLRIDADELSRVCELLGRAPTKVEAFLFDVAWSEHCSYKSSRRILRRYLPTSAPNVVCGPGQDAGIVRVFEEDGVSHCVALAHESHNHPSQVLPLEGAATGIGGIVRDVYCMGADVVAVLDPLRFGALSGENEKRTQAIARGVVEGIWRYANAIGVPNAGGDVYFDASFDDNCLVNVVAVGVVAEADVVPSRVPAAARDEHYVIVLVGKPTDDSGVGGASFASAVLDEEEDVANKAAVQVPDPFLKRVLTVATHAVLARAREKGVQIGMKDLGAGGLGGAASELCAAAKLGGTLDLDKVPLAIEGLEPPIIAVGETQERYVIAAPAYFAEEILAIYNDEYELPRVFPGAQATIVGEVMEEKYFRMTARGEVVAEIPLEVISSAPSYRREAQAPAAPLEFVRLKLPGDLAETLLELLGSPDICSRRPLYEHYDRNVQGNTVVEAGEADAAVLAPWPGKAQAIALACDGNPYVGTLDPYAGGAHAVLEACRNVVAVGAAPVAVTDCLNFGNPEDPEVFWSFEEAVRGIGDACRALGLRGTDAPLPVVSGNVSFYNDSSRGVPVKPSPIVCVLGFMEDYAVAVTTQLKEAGNPLYLVGRRWGELGGSQYYQLRGRLGWPAPMPRFGEERQMHEAVLELIETRCVAAAHDVADGGLAVCLAEMVVRPRWAAPLGCAVDIGPALGSTPADGALFCENGGFVLEVRRGSAEAAELIMDDAGVDWWRLGEVTDEPKLTIKEGGKTLLELAAADMAAARNETLKEYF; encoded by the coding sequence ATGGCGAAGAAAAAGGCGAAGGACAATCCAATGCAGGAGGCGCGGGTCCTGGCGGCGCGCTGGAACCTGCGCATCGACGCCGACGAGCTGAGCCGCGTCTGCGAGCTGCTGGGCCGCGCGCCCACCAAGGTCGAGGCGTTCCTCTTCGACGTCGCCTGGTCGGAGCACTGCTCGTACAAGTCGAGCCGGCGCATCCTGAGGCGCTACCTCCCCACGTCCGCGCCCAACGTCGTTTGCGGCCCGGGCCAGGACGCCGGCATCGTCCGCGTCTTCGAGGAGGACGGCGTTTCCCACTGCGTCGCGCTGGCCCACGAGAGCCACAACCACCCCTCGCAGGTGCTGCCGCTGGAGGGCGCGGCCACCGGCATCGGCGGCATCGTGCGCGACGTCTACTGCATGGGGGCCGACGTCGTCGCGGTCCTCGACCCGCTGCGGTTCGGCGCCCTTTCCGGCGAGAACGAGAAGCGGACCCAGGCCATCGCCCGGGGCGTGGTGGAGGGGATATGGCGCTACGCCAACGCCATCGGCGTCCCCAACGCCGGCGGCGACGTATACTTCGACGCGAGTTTTGACGACAACTGTCTGGTGAACGTCGTCGCGGTGGGGGTGGTGGCCGAAGCCGACGTCGTCCCGAGCCGCGTCCCGGCCGCGGCCCGCGACGAGCATTACGTAATTGTCCTGGTCGGCAAACCCACCGACGACTCGGGCGTGGGCGGCGCCTCCTTCGCCTCGGCCGTGCTCGACGAAGAGGAGGACGTCGCGAACAAGGCCGCGGTGCAGGTCCCGGACCCGTTCCTCAAACGCGTTCTGACGGTGGCGACGCACGCCGTCCTCGCCCGCGCGCGGGAGAAGGGCGTCCAAATCGGGATGAAGGACCTGGGCGCGGGGGGCCTGGGGGGAGCAGCCTCCGAGCTCTGCGCCGCCGCCAAGCTGGGCGGCACCCTCGACCTCGACAAGGTCCCGCTGGCCATCGAAGGCCTCGAGCCGCCGATAATAGCCGTGGGCGAGACGCAGGAGCGCTACGTCATCGCGGCCCCGGCCTACTTCGCCGAAGAGATATTGGCCATATACAACGACGAGTACGAGCTGCCGCGGGTCTTCCCGGGCGCGCAGGCCACCATCGTCGGCGAGGTCATGGAGGAGAAGTACTTCCGGATGACGGCGCGCGGCGAGGTCGTGGCCGAAATCCCGCTGGAGGTAATCTCGAGCGCGCCCAGCTACCGGCGGGAGGCCCAGGCGCCGGCGGCGCCGCTGGAGTTCGTCCGCCTGAAGCTGCCGGGGGACCTGGCGGAGACGCTGCTCGAGCTTTTAGGTTCGCCCGACATCTGCTCGCGCCGGCCGCTCTACGAGCACTACGACCGCAACGTCCAGGGCAATACCGTAGTCGAGGCGGGCGAGGCGGACGCCGCGGTCCTGGCGCCGTGGCCCGGCAAGGCCCAGGCCATCGCGCTGGCGTGCGACGGCAACCCGTACGTCGGGACGCTGGACCCCTACGCCGGCGGCGCCCACGCGGTCCTGGAGGCGTGTCGCAACGTCGTCGCCGTGGGCGCGGCGCCGGTGGCGGTCACGGATTGCCTGAACTTCGGCAACCCGGAGGACCCGGAGGTCTTCTGGTCCTTCGAGGAGGCGGTGCGGGGCATCGGCGACGCCTGCCGCGCGCTCGGGCTGCGCGGGACCGACGCGCCGCTGCCGGTCGTCTCCGGGAACGTGTCTTTTTATAACGACTCGAGCCGGGGCGTCCCCGTCAAGCCTTCCCCCATCGTATGCGTGCTCGGCTTTATGGAGGACTACGCCGTCGCCGTAACGACGCAGCTCAAGGAGGCCGGCAACCCCCTCTACCTCGTGGGCCGGCGATGGGGCGAGCTGGGCGGCAGCCAGTATTACCAGCTGCGCGGCCGGCTGGGGTGGCCCGCGCCCATGCCGCGCTTCGGCGAGGAACGCCAGATGCATGAGGCCGTCCTGGAACTCATCGAGACCAGGTGCGTGGCCGCCGCGCACGACGTGGCCGACGGCGGCCTGGCCGTCTGCCTGGCGGAAATGGTCGTCAGGCCGAGGTGGGCCGCGCCGCTGGGTTGCGCCGTCGATATCGGCCCGGCGCTCGGCTCGACGCCCGCCGACGGGGCGCTTTTCTGCGAGAACGGCGGCTTCGTGCTGGAGGTCCGCAGGGGCTCGGCCGAGGCGGCGGAGCTTATAATGGACGACGCCGGCGTCGACTGGTGGCGGCTGGGCGAGGTCACCGACGAGCCGAAGTTGACGATAAAGGAAGGCGGTAAGACTTTGCTCGAGCTCGCCGCCGCGGATATGGCCGCGGCCCGGAACGAGACGCTGAAGGAGTATTTTTAA